In the Carboxydothermus hydrogenoformans Z-2901 genome, CGAAGAACAACTTTTTGCCATGAAGCGAACAAATTGGAAATAGGCCAGCTTGTGCATAAAATTCTTAATCCTAAGAAATTAAGGTTACCCGCACAAAAATCCCCGGCCTTTTAAGCCGAGGATTTTTACTGGTTATTAATCAATACCATTTTTCACTAAAATCGTTAAAACCGCTTACCGCCTCGTAAAAATACCAGTCAACGGTATACTTGCCATTATTGGGAGTTATATATTTTGCCGGTACCAAATTTTCGGCAGGCATTTGGTCAAGGTCCTCATACACCCTGAACCAAACATGAAAAGCTGGGATCCCCAAATAATTAGAAAACTTTTCGGTTAATGTTCGGGCCAAAATGCTCCAATCATTATTAAAATCTGCATTTACCTGATGATTTAGATAAATTTTTAAAAATTGCTGGTAATTAACAACAACGTCAATTCCGTAATGAACAGCGCCAGTATTCTCATCTACCCAGGTGCCATTTTCATACGTAACCCTGCCAAAATTTGTTGAACCAATTATTAAAGGATTTAAATAATCGTAATTCCCTTCATTTAAAGTTTTGACCAGCTCATCAATCCCTGCCTGAAAAGTTTCATCACTAAAGACTTCCGCTAACGGAGCATTGACCACAAAAGCGGTATTCATATTCTGCACAACCGTATTATAGGAAATAGCAAAATTCAGCCCTTCGCTTCCATTGAGCTTCATGTTGATTATGCCTATTACTTCGCCCTTCATATTGAAAAGTGGCCCGCCGCTATTGCCCGGGTTAACCGGAGCAGTGATTTGCAGGTAAGATTTGCCGTCTATTTCCCGATTATTGCTGCTAACTATGCCGCTTGCCATACTCCAGCTTAAACCCTGAGGATTACCAATGGTAAAGACTTGTTCCCCCACCTCGGGAAGTTTGGTAGTTAACGCCACCGGTTTTACATTTCGGGCATTGATTTTAATTATGGCCCAATCATTTTCCGGATCATATCTTTCTAAACTGACAACTTCATATTGGGTTCCATTGGCTAAGGTAACATAGGCTTGCTTTTCTCCTTTAATAACGTGATAGCAGGTTAAAATCCGTCCGTCGGAAGAAATAATAAAGCCGCTACCCAGGCCTGAACCGGTAGTGATCAAAACAGTACTATCCTTTAATTCTTT is a window encoding:
- a CDS encoding S1C family serine protease; translation: MKSLGKFIVVFLLSLVLFNYRPVLAKTVNYPPQILTISASKTVVTSGESITLSAKAYDKNKDKVYYEWTVSGSSSDKGKFSSTRAAKVTWTAPKVTGDTYFTIKLKVYDSKKAAAYKSIKIQVKPKTLTQLFKELKDSTVLITTGSGLGSGFIISSDGRILTCYHVIKGEKQAYVTLANGTQYEVVSLERYDPENDWAIIKINARNVKPVALTTKLPEVGEQVFTIGNPQGLSWSMASGIVSSNNREIDGKSYLQITAPVNPGNSGGPLFNMKGEVIGIINMKLNGSEGLNFAISYNTVVQNMNTAFVVNAPLAEVFSDETFQAGIDELVKTLNEGNYDYLNPLIIGSTNFGRVTYENGTWVDENTGAVHYGIDVVVNYQQFLKIYLNHQVNADFNNDWSILARTLTEKFSNYLGIPAFHVWFRVYEDLDQMPAENLVPAKYITPNNGKYTVDWYFYEAVSGFNDFSEKWY